One segment of Pseudomonadota bacterium DNA contains the following:
- a CDS encoding L-2-hydroxyglutarate oxidase, with amino-acid sequence MEPTTWRGASSRASAERGGAALVEKHLGVSTSWNVIVAGGGILGLATAMRLLERSPGLRVLVLERETDVATQQTAHNSGVVHAGVYYAPGSLKARLCVRGREMLLDFCARHGIASQTTGKLIVALRGDEMPRLLELARRAEANGVSGARLVDPAEMREIEPHVAGVKALFCPTTAIVDYRAVALACARIVTEAGGVIRTGCEVRGVDSRPSGLVVKTSRGDDETRGLIACAGLYSDRLAAATGAPRDLAIVPFRGDYYELAAHCRHLCRGLIYPVPDPRFPFLGVHFTRCIDGRVIAGPNAVLAFARQGYGRFDVNLRDLGQVLAWPGFRRLAAKHLGTGMAEMWRDYMKLAYVKALQAYLPAVSSADLVPGPSGVRAQALGRDGALIDDFSFYVAPGMLHVRNAPSPAATSSLAIADAIVERAAEAIDLGLVSPER; translated from the coding sequence ATGGAGCCGACGACGTGGCGCGGCGCTTCCTCGCGCGCATCGGCTGAGCGAGGAGGCGCAGCCCTCGTCGAGAAACACCTCGGCGTGTCGACTTCCTGGAACGTGATCGTCGCCGGCGGGGGAATTCTCGGACTGGCCACCGCCATGAGGCTGCTCGAGCGCTCGCCCGGCCTTCGGGTGCTCGTGCTCGAGCGGGAAACCGATGTGGCCACCCAGCAGACGGCGCACAACAGCGGCGTGGTGCACGCCGGCGTGTACTACGCGCCAGGCTCGCTGAAGGCGCGGCTGTGCGTGCGCGGCCGTGAGATGCTGCTCGACTTCTGTGCGCGGCACGGCATCGCCAGCCAGACAACCGGCAAGCTCATCGTGGCATTGCGCGGCGACGAGATGCCCCGCTTGCTCGAGCTGGCGCGACGGGCAGAGGCCAACGGGGTGAGCGGCGCGCGTCTCGTCGACCCGGCCGAGATGCGCGAGATCGAGCCCCACGTGGCCGGGGTGAAAGCCCTGTTCTGCCCCACCACCGCCATCGTCGACTATCGCGCCGTGGCCCTGGCCTGTGCGCGTATCGTCACCGAGGCCGGCGGCGTGATTCGCACGGGCTGCGAGGTGCGCGGCGTCGATTCGCGGCCCAGCGGGCTGGTCGTGAAGACCTCGCGGGGCGACGACGAAACCCGAGGCCTCATCGCGTGCGCGGGGCTCTACTCCGACCGTCTCGCGGCGGCCACGGGAGCGCCACGTGATCTGGCCATCGTCCCCTTCCGCGGCGACTACTACGAGCTCGCAGCCCATTGCCGACACCTCTGCCGAGGACTCATCTACCCCGTGCCCGATCCGCGCTTCCCGTTTCTCGGCGTGCACTTCACCCGCTGCATCGATGGTCGCGTCATCGCCGGACCCAACGCCGTGCTGGCCTTCGCGCGTCAGGGATATGGCCGCTTCGATGTCAACCTGCGCGATCTGGGCCAGGTGCTCGCCTGGCCGGGCTTTCGCCGCCTGGCCGCGAAGCATCTGGGCACAGGCATGGCCGAGATGTGGCGCGACTACATGAAGTTGGCCTACGTGAAGGCACTGCAGGCCTACCTGCCCGCCGTGTCCTCGGCAGATCTCGTGCCCGGACCGTCTGGCGTGCGCGCCCAGGCGCTCGGACGCGACGGCGCGCTCATCGACGACTTCTCGTTCTACGTGGCCCCGGGCATGCTACATGTGCGAAATGCCCCCTCGCCCGCCGCCACGTCGTCGCTGGCTATTGCAGACGCCATCGTCGAGCGGGCCGCCGAGGCCATCGATCTGGGCCTCGTCTCGCCCGAGCGCTGA